Proteins encoded by one window of Lycium barbarum isolate Lr01 chromosome 11, ASM1917538v2, whole genome shotgun sequence:
- the LOC132618648 gene encoding cyprosin-like yields the protein MEIKVFLAALLIWDLSTSAVGFNASADNMIRIGLKRRPLDLYSVKGARIYVKYHHKGSNRNFDDLKDEIVYLKNYMDVQYFAEIGIGSPPQHFAVVFDTGSSNLWLPSSKCIFSTACYLRSRYRSRESTTYTKIGKHCKIPFGTRSVHGFFSQDNVKVGNSVINQQVFTEVTLEGFFTFLHARYDGVLGLGFQDVAAGRVTPVWYNMLLQRIVTQPIFSLWLHRDPKSRVGGEILFGGVDWTHFRGRHTYVPVAQNGYWEIEIGDLFIGNNSTGLCRSGCPAIVDTGTSFLAGPTTILTQINHAIGAEGFVSMECKTVFSNYGNLIWEKLVSGLQPERICNRIGICKHNGSFDVSHDQQMVARGSKLEKLPNDESALCSFCEMTVFWMQVELRKERTKEKAFEYVNQLCEKLPDPRGKTFINCDVFSLPHITITIGNKSFSLSPDQYVIRVEDNYGAHCLSGFTALDVHPRRPLWVLGDVFLRAYHTVFDFGNLQVGFAESA from the exons ATGGAGATCAAAGTTTTTCTTGCAGCATTACTAATATGGGATTTAAGTACCTCTGCTGTTGGCTTCAACGCGTCTGCTGATAATATGATAAGGATCGGACTAAAGAGGCGACCTTTGGATCTTTACAGCGTAAAGGGTGCAAGAATTTATGTTAAATATCATCATAAGGGTTCAAATAGGAATTTTGATGATCTTAAAGATGAAATTGTATATCTAAAGAACTATATGGACGTCCAGTATTTCGCGGAGATTGGTATCGGTTCACCCCCTCAGCACTTTGCTGTTGTTTTTGATACTGGCAGTTCCAATCTTTGGCTCCCGTCCTCGAAATGCATTTTCTCT aCCGCATGTTATCTTCGTTCAAGGTACAGATCGAGAGAATCCACTACATATACAAAAATTG GGAAACATTGTAAAATTCCTTTTGGCACTAGATCAGTGCACGGATTCTTCAGCCAAGACAACGTTAAAGTTGGGAATTCTGTCATAAATCAGCAG GTTTTCACTGAGGTAACACTGGAAGGATTTTTCACGTTCTTGCATGCACGGTATGATGGAGTACTAGGACTAGGATTTCAGGATGTTGCTGCAGGACGAGTAACGCCAGTATG GTATAATATGTTGCTTCAACGTATCGTTACCCAGCCAATCTTCTCACTCTGGCTACATCGTGATCCTAAATCTAGGGTCGGGGGTGAAATTCTTTTCGGAGGTGTGGATTGGACGCACTTCAGGGGCCGGCATACTTATGTCCCAGTTGCTCAAAATGGTTATTGGGAG ATTGAAATAGGGGATCTTTTTATTGGAAACAATTCAACAG GTCTTTGCAGAAGTGGCTGTCCAGCGATTGTGGATACTGGAACGTCTTTTCTTGCTGGTCCGACT ACTATTTTGACTCAAATAAATCATGCTATTGGGGCAGAAGGATTTGTTAGTATGGAATGTAAAACTGTTTTCTCGAATTATGGGAATTTGATTTGGGAAAAGTTAGTATCAGGG TTACAACCTGAAAGAATTTGCAACAGAATTGGTATATGTAAACATAACGGCTCATTTGATGTGAG CCACGACCAGCAAATGGTAGCTAGAGGTTCAAAATTGGAGAAGCTACCAAATGATGAGAGCGCTTTATGTTCTTTCTGTGAGATGACAGTTTTCTGGATGCAAGTAGAGCTTAGAAAAGAGAGAACAAAGGAAAAAGCATTTGAATATGTTAATCAG CTGTGTGAGAAGCTTCCGGATCCTCGAGGAAAAACGTTTATCAACTGTGACGTGTTTTCGCTGCCACATATCACAATTACTATTGGGAATAAATCTTTTTCCCTTTCTCCAGATCAA TATGTTATCAGAGTCGAAGACAACTACGGTGCTCACTGTCTTAGTGGATTTACAGCTTTGGATGTGCATCCACGACGTCCCCTCTG GGTTCTTGGAGATGTATTTTTGAGAGCATACCACACTGTTTTTGACTTTGGTAATCTACAAGTTGGATTTGCTGAAAGTGCTTAG
- the LOC132617709 gene encoding histone H2AX-like produces MSSGGGSGKGGGGGGRGKPKAAKSVSRSSKAGLQFPVGRIARFLKNGKYAERVGAGAPVYLSAVLEYLAAEVLELAGNAARDNKKNRIVPRHIQLAVRNDEELSKLLGHVTIANGGVLPNIHQNLLPKKAGSGKGDIGSASQEF; encoded by the exons ATGAGTTCCGGTGGAGGATCCGGCAAGGGCGGCGGCGGCGGCGGTAGAGGGAAACCTAAGGCAGCAAAATCAGTGTCTAGGTCTTCAAAAGCGGGTCTACAATTTCCTGTTGGTAGGATTgcacgttttcttaaaaatgggaaatATGCTGAACGTGTTGGTGCTGGTGCTCCTGTTTATTTATCTGCTGTACTCGAATACCTAGCAGCTGAG GTGCTGGAGTTGGCTGGGAATGCAGCAAGGGATAACAAGAAAAATCGTATAGTGCCGAGGCATATTCAGTTGGCTGTGAGGAATGATGAGGAGCTGAGCAAGCTTTTAGGTCATGTTACTATTGCTAATGGAGGTGTCCTGCCCAATATTCACCAGAATCTATTGCCTAAAAAGGCTGGATCAGGCAAGGGAGATATCGGCTCTGCATCTCAAGAGTTTTAG
- the LOC132617767 gene encoding early light-induced protein 1, chloroplastic-like: protein MATCGGMQSMILGTPVSNFSKKNQLVPCCYFSQHQRNSGLRVKCMSENGEKDQTPSTLGDTVPTPKPTPPPVAKPSTNFRDVFAFSGPAPERINGRLAMIGFVAAIGAELATGCDIFAQLSSGGFSWFLGTSALLTLASIIPLFQGVSAEKKSNGIMTADAEMWNGRFAMLGLVALAFTEYVKGGALI, encoded by the exons ATGGCAACTTGTGGGGGCATGCAGTCCATGATATTGGGAACTCCAGTTTCAAATTTCTCTAAAAAGAATCAGTTGGTTCCTTGCTGTTATTTTTCACAACATCAGAGGAATTCTGGTCTCCGTGTTAAGTGTATGTCCGAG AATGGTGAGAAGGACCAAACTCCAAGCACCTTGGGTGATACTGTTCCAACACCGAAACCAACACCTCCTCCTGTTGCTAAG CCCAGCACCAATTTCAGGGACGTGTTCGCCTTCAGTGGACCAGCACCAGAGCGTATCAACGGCAGGCTGGCAATGATCGGATTTGTCGCCGCCATTGGCGCTGAACTCGCCACTGGCTGCGACATATTCGCTCAGCTATCGAGCGGCGGTTTCTCTTGGTTCTTGGGGACAAGTGCATTGCTCACATTGGCTTCTATTATTCCTCTATTTCAAGGTGTTAGTGCTGAGAAAAAGTCTAATGGGATAATGACAGCTGATGCTGAGATGTGGAACGGAAGATTTGCTATGCTGGGATTAGTTGCTTTGGCTTTTACTGAGTATGTTAAAGGGGGTGCCCTTatctaa